Part of the Flavobacteriales bacterium genome is shown below.
GCTTCGGTCACATTGGAACCCACCCTCAACTACATCGCTGACGTACTGGTGTTCAACAATGAGGATTTCGAAGGCACGGGCTTTCAATTCGAACGCTCGGTCACTAGCGACACCATCATGGAGTCCATTCCCAATCCCGATCCCTCTGATGTCCTTCAAGGAGATAAGATAGGAGCTCTCTATTTGGATGAAGAGCGAGATCATTTCAAGGTCAATAGCACCTTGGAACTGGATCTGGCTTTCAAGAATATCGCCTATATCGAATTGGACTATAAAGTAGAAGGACCATTCACGGTAGGCCTTCGTAGGTCACAACCGTCTATTCTGGACTACAGCATCGCGGGCTTCAACCCCTCACTGGATGAGAACGGCCAAGCCCAATGGAACCATGTCTACGTGGAACTGAATCAGGCTATCGACCTTTTGGGCAATGAAGATGAGTATGAGATATTCATCGAAGGCTACAATACCGGCATGGGTGTGAAGACCTATTATTTCGATAATGTCAAAGTGATCCATCCCCTGCAATGACAAGACGGTCACTGGTCATACGGTATATCGTCTGTGATCTGATCGCTGCAGGAGTCACCTGGTGGCTCTTCTTCCGTTATAGGAAGACCTACCTGGAACCCCGCAAATTCGGCTATGATGTGGATCTCATTTTCGATGAGAAATTCTACATCGGGCTGGCTGTCATTCCAGTGATGTGGATCCTTCTCTATGCGATGAGCGGGCACTACAATCGCATCTTCAGAAAGCACCGCCTGCAGGAATTGGGACAGACTCTGGTGGCAGCCCTATTCGGCTGTCTGGTCATCTTCTTTGCACTCATTCTGGATGATCAGATCGCGACTTATAAGGACTACTACTCCGCATTCTTCCTGTTGTTCGGGATGCAATTCGGATTCACATTCCTGTTCAGATACATGCTAACCAATCGTACGGTGAAGAAGGTACACCGCGGTGAGATCGGATTCAACACACTGATTGTTGGCTCTGGGAGTTCTGCTCGAGATATCTTCCAAGAGATACGATCACTGGCCAAATCACCGGGATACTATTTCAAAGGCTATTTGAAGTACAACGGTGGAAGTGACGAGATGAAGGATTCCGGCCTGGCGCCCTGTGGAGAGTTCGATGCAGTGGAAGTGACCATCGCTCAGCAGGAGATCGAAGAGGTGATCGTAGCAGTCGATTCTCACGATCATAAGGCATTGAACAAGATCATCTCCCGATTAGAGAGCTGCGGGGTGATCGTCAAGGTCCTGCCTGATATGTATGACATACTGAGCGGCTCGGTACGGATGACCAGCATCTTTGGAGCTCCACTCATCGAAGTGAATCGGGAGATCATGCCGGCCTGGCAGAAATCCCTCAAGCGCATCATCGATATCACGGTCTCCCTATTTGGACTTATCATCCT
Proteins encoded:
- a CDS encoding sugar transferase, which produces MTRRSLVIRYIVCDLIAAGVTWWLFFRYRKTYLEPRKFGYDVDLIFDEKFYIGLAVIPVMWILLYAMSGHYNRIFRKHRLQELGQTLVAALFGCLVIFFALILDDQIATYKDYYSAFFLLFGMQFGFTFLFRYMLTNRTVKKVHRGEIGFNTLIVGSGSSARDIFQEIRSLAKSPGYYFKGYLKYNGGSDEMKDSGLAPCGEFDAVEVTIAQQEIEEVIVAVDSHDHKALNKIISRLESCGVIVKVLPDMYDILSGSVRMTSIFGAPLIEVNREIMPAWQKSLKRIIDITVSLFGLIILSPLFLGLMIAIKLSSKGPIFFKQIRIGHHGSPFYIYKFRTMVVDAEKNGPQLSSSHDKRITPLGKWMRKTRLDELPQFFNVLKGDMSLVGPRPERQFFIDKIMEVAPHYRHLHKVRPGITSWGQVKYGYAENVDQMVQRLKYDILYIENMSLAVDFKILGYTVLTVIKGSGK